Proteins from a single region of Crassaminicella profunda:
- a CDS encoding sigma 54-interacting transcriptional regulator: MKKDKIVQELKKIIKNEDQKNPYTDIEIAKKLNISRSDVSMIRCNLKIKDSRERRKNLLINEIQKILKEEKAASVRRVTAILNEKGYKISRNLVFKFLKEIEPSIKDNSSHEMNKFNEIPTKVEDIPYAFDSLIGSKGSLKPQIELAKAAILYPKNGLHTLIYGPTGVGKSEMAECMYGFAIESNTKKQDAPFIVFNCADYADNPQLLLSQLFGYKKGAFTGATDDKAGLVEKANDGILFLDEIHRLPPEGQEIFFHLIDKGRFRRLGETENYRQVNILLIAATTENIESNLLATFKRRIPMIIELPALSHRPFIERYKIIKNFFKQEAIRMNANIVVSQNVVKALILYEPIGNIGQIRSDIQVTCARSFLKLMGKENKSMKIDITELPNSVVKGLLKLNSYRNEMNKIVKGDLEVIDSNKVIIQNLDDTPYLLSKEIYKEIESKYKVLKFQGIDEEIINRIIENELETKIYKSVNTIRKNKYKLVKNDLEKIVGSKIVHIVEKMIDIAKEYHKDLDNSLFYCLATHLAASYERLIQNKPINNPKLEKIKTQYPKEFSIAKEMSELASYSLKVNFPEDEIAFIAMYLKSCARKDLLLQKHVGVIVLSHGRVAEGMATVANRLLGVNHAKAVEMSLDESPSVALKNTKQIAKEIGNEKGILFLVDMGSLTGFGEIIGKELSIKTRTINRVDTMMVIEAVRKAMMPDSNLDEMADSLQSDDKRISPKEIINEDKKVIICVCLTGEGTAKALENVISERVKLDNKIEVMTMSVLENHNISAIVKKMSQEKKVIAIVGTINPQIPFIPFIDASEIIEGTGVEKLDNYINLSNNMFNKKINKKVNILANELIDEKTTILKSDIRSKKEAIEKMTNLLYELGYVKEKFKDSVYKREDMLPTLFKGGVALPHANPKYVNKPIIGILTLEKPILWDANNEVDCIFVVAINEYYKDEFRKLYKMINDPYFLNKIKESRSFDELREVIRNV; this comes from the coding sequence ATGAAAAAAGATAAAATTGTACAAGAACTAAAAAAAATTATCAAGAACGAAGATCAAAAAAATCCATACACAGATATAGAAATTGCAAAAAAATTAAATATCAGCAGAAGTGATGTTTCCATGATTCGATGCAATTTAAAAATTAAGGATTCAAGAGAAAGAAGAAAAAATCTTCTAATAAATGAAATACAGAAGATTTTAAAGGAAGAAAAAGCTGCTTCTGTAAGACGGGTGACTGCTATTTTAAATGAAAAGGGATACAAAATTTCTAGAAATTTAGTTTTTAAATTTTTAAAAGAAATTGAACCATCTATAAAAGATAATTCTAGTCATGAAATGAATAAATTTAATGAAATTCCCACAAAAGTTGAGGATATTCCATATGCATTTGACTCACTTATTGGTTCTAAAGGAAGCTTGAAACCTCAAATAGAGTTAGCAAAAGCTGCTATTTTATATCCAAAGAATGGACTTCACACTTTAATTTATGGACCAACTGGAGTGGGGAAGAGTGAAATGGCAGAATGTATGTATGGATTTGCAATTGAATCGAACACAAAGAAACAAGATGCACCTTTTATTGTTTTTAACTGTGCAGATTATGCAGATAATCCTCAATTATTATTATCCCAACTCTTTGGTTATAAGAAAGGTGCCTTTACAGGAGCAACAGACGACAAAGCAGGATTAGTAGAAAAAGCGAATGATGGAATTTTATTTCTAGATGAGATTCATAGATTGCCTCCTGAAGGACAGGAAATCTTTTTTCATCTCATTGATAAGGGGAGATTTAGGAGGCTAGGAGAAACAGAAAACTATAGGCAGGTGAATATACTGCTTATTGCAGCAACTACAGAAAATATAGAATCTAATTTATTGGCTACATTTAAAAGACGAATACCTATGATTATTGAATTACCAGCTTTATCTCATAGACCTTTTATTGAAAGATATAAAATCATTAAGAATTTTTTTAAACAAGAAGCTATTCGAATGAATGCAAATATTGTAGTATCTCAAAATGTAGTCAAGGCACTTATTCTATATGAACCTATTGGAAATATTGGTCAGATTCGTTCTGATATACAAGTTACTTGTGCAAGAAGCTTTTTAAAGTTAATGGGGAAAGAAAACAAGTCAATGAAAATTGATATTACAGAACTTCCAAATTCTGTTGTAAAAGGTCTTCTAAAGCTTAATTCATATAGAAATGAAATGAATAAGATTGTTAAAGGAGATCTTGAAGTCATCGATTCAAATAAAGTTATTATTCAAAATCTTGATGATACCCCTTATCTGCTCTCTAAAGAAATTTATAAGGAAATAGAAAGTAAATATAAAGTATTAAAATTTCAAGGAATTGATGAAGAGATTATCAATCGAATCATTGAAAATGAATTGGAAACGAAAATTTATAAATCAGTTAATACCATTAGAAAAAATAAATACAAGTTAGTTAAAAATGACTTAGAAAAAATTGTGGGTAGTAAAATTGTCCATATTGTAGAAAAAATGATTGATATTGCTAAAGAGTATCATAAAGATTTAGATAATAGTTTGTTTTATTGTTTAGCGACACATTTGGCAGCATCTTATGAAAGATTGATCCAAAATAAACCTATTAACAATCCAAAATTAGAAAAAATTAAAACACAATACCCTAAAGAATTTAGTATTGCTAAAGAAATGTCAGAGCTAGCGAGTTATAGTCTAAAAGTTAATTTTCCAGAGGATGAAATTGCGTTTATTGCCATGTATTTAAAATCTTGTGCAAGGAAGGATCTACTTTTGCAAAAACATGTAGGCGTAATTGTTCTATCTCACGGAAGAGTAGCAGAAGGGATGGCGACAGTTGCCAATCGTCTTTTAGGCGTTAACCATGCTAAAGCAGTAGAAATGTCATTAGATGAATCTCCTAGTGTAGCATTAAAAAATACAAAGCAAATTGCAAAAGAGATAGGAAATGAAAAAGGTATATTATTTCTAGTAGATATGGGATCTCTCACAGGATTTGGAGAAATTATTGGTAAAGAATTGTCTATAAAAACTAGGACAATTAATAGAGTGGATACGATGATGGTTATTGAAGCTGTTAGAAAAGCTATGATGCCAGATTCAAATCTTGATGAAATGGCAGATTCATTACAATCAGATGATAAGAGAATCTCTCCTAAAGAGATAATCAATGAAGATAAAAAAGTAATTATCTGTGTATGCTTAACAGGTGAGGGAACTGCAAAAGCGTTGGAAAACGTTATCAGCGAAAGAGTAAAATTAGATAACAAAATAGAAGTTATGACTATGAGTGTATTAGAAAATCATAATATTTCTGCAATCGTAAAAAAAATGTCTCAAGAAAAAAAAGTTATTGCTATTGTAGGAACAATCAATCCTCAAATACCTTTTATTCCGTTTATTGATGCAAGCGAAATCATTGAAGGAACAGGAGTGGAGAAGTTAGATAATTATATAAACTTAAGTAATAACATGTTTAATAAAAAGATAAACAAAAAAGTGAATATTTTAGCGAATGAATTGATTGATGAAAAAACAACAATACTTAAATCAGATATTCGGTCCAAAAAAGAAGCTATTGAAAAAATGACCAATTTACTATATGAACTAGGCTATGTAAAAGAAAAGTTTAAGGATTCTGTATATAAAAGAGAAGATATGCTTCCAACTTTATTTAAGGGAGGGGTTGCTCTTCCTCATGCAAATCCTAAATATGTAAATAAACCAATAATAGGAATTCTAACGCTGGAGAAACCCATATTATGGGATGCAAACAATGAGGTGGATTGCATATTTGTTGTAGCTATTAATGAGTATTATAAAGATGAATTTAGAAAGCTTTATAAGATGATCAATGATCCATATTTTCTCAATAAGATTAAGGAAAGTAGAAGTTTTGACGAATTGAGGGAGGTGATAAGGAATGTCTAA
- a CDS encoding PTS sugar transporter subunit IIA, with product MSKKLMLNEEVVAINVSVESREQLLHFMADMLKKEGYVKETYAEAILQREEKFSTGLPTEKFGVAIPHTDAVHVNEPMISIVTLKEPIQFLEMGNPDGEVDVKIVFMLAMKDSDTQVKLLTNLMGIVQNQELLKEIYEANKEQLILLINNKLSETY from the coding sequence ATGTCTAAAAAACTTATGTTAAATGAAGAGGTTGTGGCAATCAATGTATCTGTAGAAAGCAGAGAACAGCTCCTTCATTTTATGGCAGATATGCTCAAAAAAGAAGGATATGTAAAAGAAACTTATGCTGAAGCAATTCTACAAAGGGAAGAAAAATTTTCTACTGGATTACCTACAGAAAAATTTGGTGTAGCAATTCCTCACACAGATGCTGTTCATGTAAATGAACCAATGATTAGTATTGTAACATTAAAAGAACCTATACAATTTTTAGAGATGGGAAATCCAGATGGAGAAGTTGATGTAAAAATTGTATTCATGCTTGCAATGAAAGACAGCGATACCCAGGTAAAATTATTAACGAATTTAATGGGAATTGTTCAAAATCAAGAGTTATTAAAAGAAATATATGAAGCGAACAAAGAGCAGTTGATTCTATTAATCAATAATAAGCTTAGTGAAACTTATTAA
- a CDS encoding PTS galactitol transporter subunit IIC has product MTFINFILDLGASVMMPIIITILGLIFKQKFSKAFRSGLTVGIGFVAIFMIVGMLVSNLSPATQAMVENWGLSLDVMDVGWPISASISFGTTIVPAVFGICFLLNIIMLSFNWTKTMNVDIWNYWHFIFTGALVMYLTNNMVLGLIASAICFIIILKLADFTAPYVSDFFGMPGVSLPHTETVSWAPLGILIDKIIDRIPVINKIEMHPEGIQKKFGVLGEPMIMGLFLGAGIGALAGYDAKGIIALGVNMAAVMFLMPRMVRILMEGLLPLSESAREYIGQKFPGKEVYIGLDAAVAIGHPSVISTGLILIPITLLLAVVLPGNRVLPFTDLGLVPILIVWAVAPSKGNVFRGVITGTIFMALILLIATDLAEITTIMARDVQFPIPEGTSLISSLDEGAHLIPYLIYKVFSFFF; this is encoded by the coding sequence ATGACATTTATTAATTTCATATTAGATCTTGGTGCAAGTGTAATGATGCCTATTATCATAACAATTCTAGGACTTATTTTTAAACAGAAATTTTCTAAGGCATTTCGCTCAGGTTTAACAGTAGGAATCGGTTTTGTTGCAATATTTATGATTGTAGGAATGCTCGTAAGCAACCTTTCTCCTGCTACCCAAGCAATGGTAGAAAATTGGGGACTATCACTAGATGTTATGGACGTTGGATGGCCAATTTCTGCATCTATTAGTTTTGGGACAACCATTGTTCCAGCAGTATTTGGAATATGTTTTTTATTAAACATTATCATGTTGTCATTTAATTGGACAAAAACAATGAATGTTGATATTTGGAATTACTGGCATTTTATATTTACTGGTGCTTTAGTAATGTATTTAACAAACAATATGGTTTTAGGTCTAATTGCATCGGCTATCTGTTTCATTATCATTCTAAAGCTTGCAGACTTTACTGCTCCATATGTATCTGATTTCTTTGGTATGCCAGGGGTGTCACTACCTCATACAGAAACTGTATCCTGGGCACCTTTGGGAATTCTTATTGATAAGATTATTGATAGGATTCCAGTTATTAATAAAATTGAAATGCATCCTGAAGGAATTCAAAAGAAATTTGGCGTTTTAGGAGAGCCTATGATTATGGGATTATTCTTAGGTGCTGGAATAGGTGCATTAGCTGGATATGATGCGAAAGGAATTATTGCACTTGGTGTAAATATGGCAGCTGTTATGTTCTTAATGCCTAGGATGGTTAGAATTTTGATGGAAGGATTGTTACCATTATCTGAAAGTGCTAGAGAATATATTGGACAAAAATTCCCTGGAAAAGAAGTTTATATTGGTTTAGATGCAGCAGTAGCTATTGGACATCCCTCAGTAATTTCTACAGGTTTGATCTTAATTCCTATTACACTTCTTTTAGCTGTAGTCCTTCCAGGAAATCGTGTTTTACCTTTTACTGATTTAGGACTTGTTCCAATTTTGATTGTTTGGGCGGTTGCGCCATCTAAAGGAAATGTTTTTAGGGGAGTTATTACTGGAACTATATTTATGGCATTAATATTATTAATTGCAACAGATTTAGCAGAAATAACAACGATCATGGCGAGAGATGTTCAATTCCCTATTCCAGAAGGAACTTCTTTAATATCTTCATTAGATGAAGGAGCTCATTTAATTCCTTATCTAATCTATAAAGTATTTAGCTTTTTCTTTTAA
- a CDS encoding class II aldolase/adducin family protein, which yields MLLEEQRKKIVEIGRRIQSDKLVPLTFGNFSIRDFETGYVCITPSGMPYETLTPEDIVVVDVNGNHVDGKRTPSIETGLHCSVYRKRPEVGSVVHTHSTFVTAWASCNKEIPSVVAEVAALVSGKVKCAPYRPCGSKELAEVTSDCLGEDDAVLLGNHGVLVVGANIDTAYVNAVIVEEGAKVAYYAQNIGGMRILDEEECAYERESAKKGYGQK from the coding sequence ATGTTATTAGAAGAACAAAGAAAAAAAATTGTAGAAATCGGAAGAAGAATTCAGTCAGATAAATTGGTACCCCTTACTTTTGGAAATTTCAGTATTAGAGATTTTGAGACAGGATACGTTTGTATCACACCATCTGGAATGCCTTATGAAACATTAACACCTGAAGATATCGTTGTGGTCGATGTAAATGGAAATCATGTAGATGGAAAAAGAACACCCTCTATTGAAACAGGTCTTCACTGTTCAGTATATAGAAAAAGACCTGAGGTTGGAAGTGTGGTACACACCCATTCTACATTTGTAACGGCATGGGCTTCTTGCAATAAAGAAATTCCTAGTGTTGTAGCTGAAGTTGCTGCACTTGTAAGTGGTAAAGTAAAATGTGCTCCATATAGACCCTGTGGTTCAAAGGAGCTAGCAGAGGTAACTTCAGATTGTTTAGGAGAAGATGATGCAGTTCTTTTGGGAAATCATGGAGTATTAGTAGTAGGTGCAAATATTGATACAGCATATGTGAATGCAGTAATTGTTGAAGAAGGTGCAAAGGTTGCCTATTATGCACAAAATATTGGAGGTATGAGAATTTTAGATGAAGAAGAATGTGCATATGAAAGAGAATCTGCAAAAAAAGGATATGGGCAAAAATAA
- a CDS encoding HPr family phosphocarrier protein yields the protein MCTAEIVLKNEAGLHARPASVLVKMATGFNCNINLIKNGRKCNAKSIINILSLGAKCGEALFIETEGEDEKEALEALVELANNNFGE from the coding sequence ATGTGTACAGCAGAAATTGTATTAAAAAATGAAGCAGGACTGCATGCAAGACCTGCAAGTGTATTAGTAAAGATGGCAACAGGCTTTAATTGTAATATAAACCTTATAAAAAATGGTAGAAAATGTAATGCAAAAAGTATTATTAATATATTAAGCTTAGGAGCTAAATGTGGAGAAGCACTTTTTATTGAAACAGAAGGAGAAGATGAGAAAGAAGCGTTAGAAGCATTAGTGGAACTAGCTAACAATAATTTTGGAGAATAG
- a CDS encoding PTS sugar transporter subunit IIB: MRTFRVLTVCGTGIATSTVAAEKCKEMLTARGLSIEVIECKATEVESKVPVFQPDVIVHTTILGAKVAENVKKFRGLAFLTGIGMDKLADEISEYLKTLDK; this comes from the coding sequence ATGAGAACATTTAGAGTATTAACAGTATGTGGAACAGGGATTGCAACTTCAACAGTTGCAGCTGAAAAATGCAAGGAAATGTTAACTGCAAGAGGATTGAGTATCGAAGTTATTGAATGTAAGGCTACTGAAGTGGAATCAAAAGTACCTGTTTTTCAACCAGATGTAATTGTACACACAACTATTTTAGGTGCAAAAGTTGCAGAAAATGTTAAGAAATTTAGAGGATTAGCGTTCTTAACAGGAATAGGAATGGATAAGTTAGCAGATGAAATCTCTGAGTACCTTAAAACTTTAGATAAATAA